Proteins from a single region of Chryseobacterium scophthalmum:
- a CDS encoding GEVED domain-containing protein: MIKNLLYLFLVLFGTTFYQGKSIPEKAKSEFFCDLLAPANVSVTNISHTAATVSWANDPNTSNYILRFRPVGNFPWSSPFVPGNQNFFNLNGLTPCTAYEVQVAKLCNNVPGAWSTLVVFNTKLNYFTSESTNSGLMHLSNITVTPSSTGLSQMISNSAASLYTDYRPDATRKVYLTWDSANNMISATKIGAINPNAAFVTAWIDFNANGIFETSEIIMNVTSSSANISTNTFSVPSLASVGGNISCAVTMRVIFSNTAVTNGCGNFGYGEVEDYDVYLSTEANLATTEINKNKEIGIYPNPTSDVLNISGISSDIDFEIYNVAGQKLSEGKTKNKTLKVGHLVKGIYFISLKEKENSRFKFIKK; encoded by the coding sequence ATGATTAAAAATTTACTGTATTTATTTCTTGTTTTATTTGGAACTACATTTTATCAGGGAAAAAGTATTCCTGAAAAAGCAAAGTCTGAATTTTTTTGCGATCTATTGGCTCCGGCAAATGTTTCAGTAACAAATATTTCACATACAGCAGCAACTGTGAGTTGGGCAAATGATCCGAATACTTCAAATTATATTTTGAGATTCAGGCCTGTTGGGAATTTTCCATGGAGTTCACCGTTTGTCCCCGGAAACCAGAATTTTTTTAATTTGAATGGTTTAACGCCATGCACAGCTTATGAAGTACAGGTTGCTAAACTTTGTAATAACGTTCCTGGTGCATGGTCAACTTTAGTGGTTTTTAATACAAAACTCAATTATTTTACATCAGAATCAACAAATTCTGGCCTTATGCATCTTTCGAATATTACAGTTACTCCTTCCTCAACTGGTTTATCACAAATGATAAGCAATTCAGCCGCATCTTTATACACCGATTATCGTCCCGACGCTACTCGTAAAGTTTATTTAACTTGGGATTCTGCAAACAATATGATTTCTGCTACCAAAATAGGTGCAATCAATCCAAATGCAGCTTTTGTAACGGCTTGGATTGATTTTAATGCAAATGGGATTTTCGAAACGAGCGAAATAATTATGAATGTTACATCAAGCTCGGCTAATATTAGTACAAATACGTTTAGCGTTCCGTCTTTAGCTTCGGTCGGCGGAAATATAAGTTGTGCTGTTACGATGAGAGTTATTTTTTCAAATACAGCTGTTACAAACGGTTGCGGCAATTTTGGTTATGGTGAGGTTGAGGATTATGATGTATATTTATCAACAGAAGCTAATCTTGCAACAACTGAAATTAATAAAAATAAAGAAATCGGTATTTACCCAAATCCAACTTCAGATGTTTTGAATATTTCAGGAATTTCATCAGATATAGATTTTGAAATATATAATGTGGCAGGACAAAAGCTAAGCGAAGGGAAAACTAAAAATAAAACATTGAAAGTCGGTCATTTAGTAAAAGGAATATATTTTATTTCATTAAAGGAAAAAGAAAATTCAAGGTTTAAATTTATTAAGAAATAA
- a CDS encoding GNAT family N-acetyltransferase — MKIETERLVLKSIDESHVEDILKIRSNEVVNQFVKRISPKTNYDALDFILTIKKRVENKETFYWGISLKNQPNLIGTICLYRFSEDRTEAEVGYELLPDHHRKGIMSETLKAVLNFGFNELYLNEILAFTNKFNENSKSLLLKNDFTLEEGRVDEGFPDNLVFSLRKNI, encoded by the coding sequence ATGAAAATAGAAACCGAAAGATTAGTTTTAAAATCAATCGACGAAAGTCATGTAGAAGATATTTTAAAGATTCGAAGCAATGAAGTAGTCAATCAGTTTGTCAAAAGAATTTCGCCAAAAACAAATTATGACGCACTGGATTTTATTTTGACAATTAAAAAGAGAGTAGAAAACAAAGAAACATTTTATTGGGGAATTTCTTTGAAAAATCAACCCAATCTAATCGGAACAATCTGTTTATACCGATTTTCTGAAGACCGAACGGAAGCTGAGGTCGGTTATGAATTACTACCTGATCATCACAGAAAAGGAATCATGTCTGAAACTTTGAAAGCTGTTTTGAATTTCGGTTTTAATGAGTTGTATTTAAATGAAATTTTAGCATTCACCAATAAATTTAATGAAAATTCAAAGTCATTACTTCTAAAAAATGACTTTACTTTGGAAGAGGGGAGAGTGGATGAAGGTTTTCCGGATAATCTGGTTTTTAGTTTAAGGAAAAATATATGA
- a CDS encoding YcxB family protein, whose translation MTVKTHITFKDFLNFNIKNSFPRIIIFSLIILAIFGLNFSNAEYNTKEIFKSASIWFAAVFVFIIIRSYFRLKNAFYSNKKIQEEIIYTFTDEKVQTKGETFDGDFTWNTVHRVKETKDWFLVYQSKTTMNMIPKKYFSPSEIIELRNIIEKNNVKAKLRND comes from the coding sequence ATGACTGTAAAAACTCATATCACATTTAAGGATTTTTTGAATTTTAATATTAAAAATTCATTCCCAAGAATTATTATTTTTTCATTAATCATATTAGCTATTTTTGGGTTAAACTTTTCTAATGCTGAATATAATACGAAGGAAATTTTCAAATCTGCATCGATTTGGTTTGCTGCTGTTTTTGTTTTTATCATCATCCGTTCTTATTTCCGTTTGAAAAATGCTTTTTACTCTAACAAGAAAATTCAGGAAGAGATTATTTATACTTTCACTGATGAAAAAGTTCAGACCAAAGGCGAAACATTTGATGGCGATTTTACATGGAATACAGTCCACAGAGTAAAAGAAACCAAAGACTGGTTTTTAGTTTATCAAAGTAAAACAACGATGAATATGATTCCGAAAAAATACTTTTCACCAAGTGAAATTATAGAATTAAGGAATATTATTGAAAAAAATAATGTGAAAGCAAAACTTAGAAATGATTAA
- a CDS encoding uracil-DNA glycosylase codes for MTWTEILAPIKSTEYFTQLWEKVKQEYATTKVFPPKNQIFRALELTAFEDVEVVIIGQDPYHNDFQANGLCFSVSEQVTAPPSLKNIFTELKDDVGVVRTSKELDDWAKQGVLLLNATLTVRAHSPNSHKDLGWEKFTDFIIKEISDKKENVVFVLWGAFAQKKAELINPAKHFIIKSAHPSPFSVYRGFYGSKPFSKINEYLASKGKKTISW; via the coding sequence ATGACCTGGACAGAAATTTTAGCCCCAATAAAAAGCACAGAATATTTTACTCAACTTTGGGAAAAAGTTAAACAAGAGTACGCAACAACAAAAGTATTTCCACCGAAAAATCAGATTTTCAGAGCGTTGGAATTAACTGCTTTTGAAGATGTGGAAGTTGTAATTATTGGTCAGGATCCTTATCATAACGATTTTCAGGCAAATGGTTTGTGTTTTTCAGTTTCAGAACAGGTTACAGCGCCACCTTCGCTTAAAAATATTTTTACAGAATTAAAAGACGATGTAGGAGTAGTGCGTACTTCAAAAGAATTGGACGATTGGGCGAAACAGGGTGTTTTATTATTAAATGCAACGTTAACCGTTCGTGCGCATTCTCCAAATTCTCATAAAGATTTAGGCTGGGAAAAATTTACTGATTTTATTATCAAAGAAATTTCAGATAAAAAAGAAAATGTAGTTTTTGTTTTGTGGGGAGCTTTTGCACAGAAAAAAGCCGAACTGATCAATCCGGCTAAACATTTTATTATAAAATCGGCGCATCCATCACCTTTTTCTGTATACAGAGGCTTTTATGGAAGCAAACCTTTTTCGAAAATTAACGAATATCTTGCTTCAAAAGGTAAGAAAACAATCTCTTGGTAG
- a CDS encoding alpha/beta fold hydrolase, with protein sequence MEILHSKIFGENLSSTPLLVFHGLFGMLDNWGSFGKELGDFLPIHLIDLRNHGRSFHSEEMSHDDLADDIANYMNHYGIEKAHVLGHSLGGKAVMQFAINYPEKVEKLIVVDISPKAYPPHHQGIIKALEMVDFNTVASRSDVEAVLTQYIPEKSTIQFLAKNLYWEESGESKKLNWRFNLKTLAEKYNQFVSNAIKYGVFQGETLFIAGEKSNYILPQDEFSIKQQFPKAQFVKIKNAAHWVQADNPVDFATVVKDFLNLNN encoded by the coding sequence ATGGAAATTTTACATTCAAAAATATTTGGCGAAAACTTGTCGTCAACACCGCTTTTAGTATTTCACGGTTTGTTCGGAATGCTTGATAATTGGGGAAGTTTCGGAAAAGAATTGGGTGATTTTTTACCAATTCATTTAATTGATTTAAGAAATCATGGCAGAAGCTTTCATTCTGAAGAGATGTCGCATGATGATTTGGCAGATGATATTGCCAATTATATGAATCATTACGGAATTGAAAAAGCTCACGTTTTAGGACATTCTTTGGGTGGAAAAGCAGTGATGCAGTTCGCAATCAATTATCCTGAAAAAGTAGAAAAATTAATCGTTGTGGATATTTCTCCAAAAGCTTATCCGCCGCATCATCAGGGAATTATCAAAGCTTTGGAAATGGTGGATTTTAATACCGTTGCTTCCAGAAGTGATGTTGAAGCAGTTTTAACTCAATATATTCCTGAGAAATCAACGATTCAGTTTTTAGCTAAAAATCTGTATTGGGAAGAATCTGGTGAAAGTAAAAAACTTAACTGGAGATTTAATCTGAAAACGCTTGCAGAAAAATACAATCAATTTGTTTCTAATGCGATTAAATATGGAGTTTTTCAGGGAGAAACTTTATTTATTGCCGGCGAAAAATCAAATTATATTTTACCACAGGATGAGTTTTCGATTAAACAACAGTTTCCAAAAGCTCAGTTTGTGAAAATTAAAAATGCAGCACATTGGGTTCAGGCAGATAATCCTGTAGATTTTGCAACTGTAGTAAAAGATTTTCTGAATTTAAACAACTAA
- a CDS encoding ATP-binding cassette domain-containing protein produces the protein MSKLHIDSITKSFGEKDILKDIYLSCETGNISGLLGRNGSGKSTLFQIIFGSIKGDTQYIKLNNTILQNQFDRKNRITYLPQHSFLPKNIKIRKLINLFCDKENSTKISQSELVQPFLNETPNTLSAGELRIVEVLLIIYSKAEFILLDEPFHSLSPKVVTEIKTAIKQQTDKGFIISDHQYHDVLDISDDIFLLSDGHLKPIKDLTELKRFNYLPKNI, from the coding sequence ATGAGCAAGCTTCATATCGACAGCATTACAAAATCTTTTGGTGAAAAAGATATTTTGAAAGACATTTACTTAAGCTGTGAAACCGGGAATATTTCCGGGCTTTTAGGAAGAAATGGTTCGGGAAAGTCAACTTTATTTCAAATTATTTTTGGATCGATAAAAGGTGATACACAATATATAAAGCTCAACAATACGATTTTACAAAATCAATTTGACCGAAAAAATAGAATCACCTATTTACCTCAACATTCATTTTTACCAAAGAATATAAAAATTAGAAAGCTTATTAATTTGTTTTGTGATAAAGAAAACAGTACAAAAATTTCTCAATCTGAATTAGTTCAACCATTTTTAAATGAGACTCCAAATACGCTTTCAGCTGGCGAGCTTAGAATTGTAGAAGTTTTGCTGATTATTTATTCTAAAGCAGAATTTATTTTGCTGGATGAGCCGTTTCACAGTCTTTCTCCAAAAGTAGTAACCGAAATTAAAACAGCTATTAAACAACAAACTGATAAAGGCTTTATTATTTCGGATCATCAATATCATGATGTTTTGGATATTTCAGATGATATTTTTCTTCTTTCTGATGGTCATTTAAAACCAATTAAAGATTTAACAGAATTGAAAAGGTTTAATTATCTTCCAAAAAATATTTAA
- a CDS encoding NAD-dependent epimerase/dehydratase family protein: protein MVFVTGATGILGRVIVLELLKKGKKVRAAKRPSSNINEVKHSYQFYTENPDDFFNKIEWIDVDFDDINDVESALKEVTEVYHCAAKVSFHPKDEKEMYHTNIKATENLLFACENSTVEKFLHVSSIAVLDLLNEKGELDESSDFNPKEEHSAYAISKHLSEMEIWRASAEGLNTIIINPGMIIGTGNWGKSSGDIFPTFENNSFTFSGGTSYVDVRDVAEISIQLMENNAFGERFIIVSESKKYADLGNQIRTKLGLKEAKILSKSTLQIGRIANWFFGWIFPQLKMATKSNIDAVSSLNVISNQKIKDQLNFKFIPVQESIDFNLNNYINDKKLNKNNESCRGNY, encoded by the coding sequence ATGGTTTTTGTAACAGGAGCAACAGGAATTTTAGGCAGAGTCATCGTTTTAGAACTTTTGAAAAAAGGTAAAAAAGTGCGTGCTGCAAAAAGACCTTCAAGCAACATCAATGAAGTAAAACATTCTTATCAGTTTTATACTGAAAATCCGGATGATTTTTTCAATAAAATCGAATGGATTGATGTTGATTTCGATGATATTAATGATGTTGAATCTGCCTTAAAAGAAGTTACCGAAGTTTATCACTGTGCTGCAAAAGTAAGTTTTCATCCGAAAGATGAGAAAGAGATGTATCATACCAATATTAAGGCTACAGAAAATCTTCTTTTTGCCTGTGAAAATTCTACAGTAGAAAAATTTCTTCACGTAAGTTCAATTGCTGTGCTGGATTTATTGAATGAAAAAGGCGAGCTCGACGAAAGTTCAGACTTTAATCCTAAAGAAGAACATTCGGCTTATGCAATTTCAAAGCATCTTTCTGAAATGGAAATTTGGAGAGCTTCTGCAGAAGGATTAAATACAATTATCATCAATCCTGGAATGATCATCGGAACCGGAAACTGGGGAAAAAGCAGCGGTGATATTTTCCCTACATTTGAGAACAACAGCTTTACTTTCTCGGGCGGAACAAGTTATGTTGACGTAAGAGATGTCGCTGAAATTTCAATCCAATTAATGGAAAATAATGCTTTCGGAGAACGTTTTATCATCGTTTCTGAAAGTAAAAAATACGCTGACCTTGGAAATCAGATCAGAACAAAATTAGGGTTAAAAGAAGCGAAAATTCTTTCAAAAAGTACTTTGCAAATCGGAAGAATTGCCAATTGGTTTTTCGGATGGATTTTTCCTCAACTGAAAATGGCCACCAAATCAAATATTGATGCAGTTTCTTCTCTCAATGTGATTTCTAATCAGAAAATTAAGGATCAATTGAATTTTAAATTTATTCCGGTACAGGAAAGCATCGATTTTAATCTCAACAATTATATTAACGACAAAAAGCTGAACAAAAATAATGAATCTTGCAGAGGCAATTATTAA
- a CDS encoding mechanosensitive ion channel family protein produces the protein MKDEIKDTKSFFQEISEQLYIYVSKISPSGTDWIFHIIVKIGLLIAIFLLFDFIFKLIINYTFRFFHNENKFPVLKSVYQSRITNSVAHFIALSFIASMHESIFVGALTKTTIFIHRAVNLGMVLILAGMLYRSLTGFRYYFTIKQDYYKVMAINAISETVKILGIFIFTVVSICVVFGIKGTTIVGSLGAITAVLVLVFRDTILGFVTGIHVATSKSLKVGDWIGIPKYNIEGNILDISLLTTKIANFDKTISSIPTYDLLTTEIKNLQVMSESNTRRIKKSIFFNINSFKFLNNEEIERLKEINLISDYLNDKTSEINQEKESINHKDKVINGRQLTNIGVFRYYAQKYLENDPEIDKESAIMVRQLEITTQGLPMEVYCFTNDSNWQRFEQIQADIFDHLLVASKEFDLQIMQIGLPK, from the coding sequence ATGAAAGACGAAATAAAAGATACCAAGAGTTTTTTTCAGGAAATCAGTGAACAGCTTTATATTTATGTAAGCAAAATCTCTCCATCCGGGACGGATTGGATTTTTCATATTATTGTTAAGATTGGATTACTGATTGCTATTTTTTTATTATTTGACTTTATTTTCAAACTCATCATCAATTACACTTTTCGGTTTTTTCACAACGAAAATAAATTTCCTGTTTTAAAATCTGTTTATCAGTCAAGGATTACTAATTCCGTAGCACATTTTATAGCATTGAGTTTTATCGCTTCAATGCATGAGTCTATTTTTGTAGGTGCACTTACCAAAACCACTATTTTTATTCATCGTGCGGTTAATTTGGGTATGGTTCTTATTCTTGCCGGAATGCTTTATCGCTCTTTAACGGGTTTTAGATATTATTTCACAATTAAACAGGATTATTATAAAGTAATGGCAATCAATGCTATTTCAGAAACGGTAAAGATTCTGGGGATTTTTATTTTTACTGTAGTAAGCATTTGTGTGGTTTTTGGGATTAAAGGAACTACAATTGTAGGAAGTTTAGGAGCAATTACTGCGGTTTTGGTATTGGTTTTCAGAGATACCATTTTGGGTTTTGTAACTGGGATTCATGTAGCTACTTCTAAAAGTTTAAAAGTAGGGGACTGGATCGGTATTCCTAAATATAATATCGAAGGAAATATTCTGGATATCAGTTTGTTGACTACGAAAATCGCCAATTTTGATAAAACAATTTCCTCAATTCCAACGTACGATTTATTGACTACCGAAATAAAAAATCTTCAGGTAATGTCTGAATCGAATACCCGAAGAATTAAAAAATCTATTTTCTTTAATATTAATTCTTTCAAATTTTTAAATAACGAAGAAATTGAACGTTTAAAAGAAATCAATCTTATTTCAGATTATCTGAACGATAAAACTTCGGAAATCAATCAGGAAAAAGAATCGATTAACCATAAAGATAAAGTGATTAACGGAAGACAGCTTACCAATATTGGTGTTTTCAGGTATTATGCACAAAAATATTTAGAAAATGATCCTGAAATCGATAAAGAAAGCGCAATTATGGTTCGTCAGTTAGAAATTACAACACAAGGTCTTCCGATGGAGGTGTATTGTTTTACAAATGATTCGAATTGGCAGCGTTTTGAGCAGATTCAGGCAGATATTTTTGACCACTTATTGGTTGCCTCAAAAGAATTTGATCTGCAGATTATGCAGATAGGATTGCCAAAATAA
- a CDS encoding DUF456 domain-containing protein, which produces MDHSLISLLSIILLILGILGTFLPVLPGLVLSLAGLLIYKYGTDSDLSVLYIWAFVILTLTSAVLNYVIPAKTNRKYGGTRWGSIGSIIGTIVGIFIPIPLGFLVGMFAGVFIGELLHDSKDMNKALKSTKGAFIGFIYGTGFSLVVGIAMLLVVILDIVNVI; this is translated from the coding sequence ATGGATCACTCATTAATTTCTCTGTTAAGTATTATTTTACTTATTCTGGGAATCTTAGGAACTTTTTTGCCTGTTTTACCGGGGCTTGTTTTAAGCCTTGCCGGATTATTAATTTATAAATACGGAACAGATTCTGATCTTTCAGTTCTTTATATTTGGGCTTTCGTTATTCTTACACTTACGTCTGCTGTTTTAAACTATGTAATTCCCGCAAAAACCAACAGGAAATACGGTGGAACACGATGGGGAAGCATCGGTTCGATCATCGGTACAATTGTAGGAATCTTCATTCCAATCCCTCTCGGGTTTTTGGTAGGAATGTTTGCCGGAGTTTTTATTGGTGAACTTTTGCACGACAGTAAAGACATGAACAAAGCATTAAAATCTACAAAAGGAGCTTTTATCGGTTTTATTTACGGAACAGGATTTAGTTTAGTTGTAGGAATTGCAATGCTTTTAGTTGTAATTTTAGACATCGTTAACGTCATATAA
- a CDS encoding endonuclease MutS2 — translation MYIDKEDLDELEFPQLLAEIAPFAYSPKTRDKILELRPMEIDEAEVSLKKTSEYLSSFESSNAIPFNEYEDIENELKVMLIENYRLENVAFIKIKTLTEQIGKLQKFFPTMPETFPNLIQDVSALEFRKEIIDKVDKVFNRFGEVKSEASPILKELRTQIQHAKKAITENFNRALFNYGQSEFLDDIRETIIDDQRVLAVKSAYKKRVAGRVLGLSKTGSITYMQPDSVVKHYFKLKEDQEEEKKEIDKILRKLTAELAEFQPQLWRYQMYIFDLDLTRAKAKFAELVNGVLPKINRHRTLKLREAFHPLLFLRNKSENKTIFPQSLSLTDHNRIICISGPNAGGKSITLKTVGLLQLMIQSGILVPTHPKSEMFFFDKIMTDIGDNQSIENHLSTYSSRLKKMGGIIREADAETLLLIDEFGTGSDPELGGALAESFLEFFYDKKSFAIITTHYTNIKLVVEELPNAQNAAMLFNEETLEPMYKLEIGQAGSSFTFEVAEKNKIPRFIIHSAKKKVEHDIVNLDKTIVKLQQEKYEVEKLKTDLAERKESVEDKRDNLQKLNEQLQQKLFNFQKLYEDEHRKLQFGTKIESFIDSYVKGKSRKDVVKDFVKILEQEKFRKIGADKDETKRLQVVKRKITQQLKKEEVIEKITETNEKIEEKRKVDRAVWMKEGQRVRITGSTSVGTIEKISRNKVTVNYGTFKTMIDADELERI, via the coding sequence GTGTATATAGATAAAGAAGATTTAGACGAATTAGAATTTCCGCAATTGCTCGCGGAAATTGCTCCTTTTGCATATTCTCCGAAAACGAGAGATAAAATTCTTGAACTTCGTCCGATGGAAATTGACGAAGCTGAAGTTTCATTAAAAAAAACTTCCGAATATTTATCGAGTTTTGAAAGTTCGAATGCGATTCCATTCAATGAATATGAAGATATTGAAAATGAACTAAAAGTAATGCTGATCGAAAATTATCGATTGGAAAATGTAGCTTTTATCAAAATAAAAACGTTAACGGAACAAATTGGGAAACTGCAAAAGTTTTTTCCAACCATGCCCGAAACTTTTCCTAATTTGATTCAGGATGTTTCTGCATTAGAATTTAGAAAAGAAATCATTGATAAAGTTGATAAAGTTTTTAACCGTTTTGGCGAAGTGAAAAGTGAAGCCTCACCAATTTTAAAAGAGTTGAGAACGCAAATTCAACATGCCAAAAAAGCAATTACAGAAAATTTCAACCGAGCTTTATTCAATTACGGTCAAAGTGAATTTTTGGATGATATTCGCGAAACGATTATTGACGACCAAAGAGTTTTGGCGGTAAAATCGGCATACAAAAAAAGAGTTGCTGGAAGAGTTTTAGGACTTTCAAAAACCGGTTCTATTACTTACATGCAACCCGATTCTGTAGTAAAGCATTATTTTAAGCTAAAGGAAGATCAGGAAGAAGAGAAAAAGGAAATAGACAAAATTCTGAGAAAATTAACCGCAGAATTGGCAGAATTCCAACCTCAGCTTTGGAGATATCAAATGTATATTTTCGATCTTGATTTAACGAGAGCAAAAGCGAAATTTGCAGAGCTTGTTAACGGAGTTTTACCGAAAATCAACCGCCACAGAACACTAAAATTAAGAGAAGCTTTTCACCCTTTATTGTTTTTGAGAAATAAATCTGAAAACAAAACTATTTTCCCACAATCATTAAGTTTAACAGATCATAACAGAATTATCTGTATTTCCGGACCGAATGCTGGAGGAAAATCTATTACGCTGAAAACTGTAGGTTTGCTTCAATTGATGATCCAAAGTGGAATTTTGGTTCCTACACATCCGAAATCTGAGATGTTTTTCTTTGATAAAATTATGACCGATATTGGCGATAATCAATCTATTGAAAATCATCTTTCGACCTATTCGTCAAGATTAAAGAAAATGGGCGGGATCATCCGTGAAGCCGATGCAGAAACACTTTTATTGATTGACGAATTTGGAACAGGTTCTGACCCTGAATTGGGTGGCGCTTTGGCTGAAAGTTTCCTTGAATTTTTCTATGATAAGAAGAGTTTTGCGATTATTACAACGCATTACACGAATATCAAATTGGTTGTGGAAGAGCTTCCGAATGCGCAAAATGCGGCAATGCTTTTCAATGAAGAGACACTTGAACCAATGTACAAACTGGAAATCGGACAAGCAGGAAGTTCATTTACTTTTGAAGTTGCTGAAAAGAATAAAATCCCAAGATTTATCATTCATTCTGCCAAGAAAAAAGTGGAACATGATATTGTGAATTTAGATAAAACTATTGTAAAACTTCAGCAGGAAAAATACGAAGTTGAAAAGCTGAAAACTGATCTTGCCGAAAGAAAGGAATCGGTGGAAGACAAGCGTGATAATCTGCAAAAACTAAATGAGCAGCTTCAGCAAAAGTTATTCAATTTTCAGAAATTGTACGAAGATGAGCATCGTAAACTTCAGTTCGGAACCAAGATTGAATCTTTCATCGACAGCTATGTAAAAGGAAAATCAAGGAAAGATGTGGTGAAAGATTTCGTAAAAATTCTGGAACAGGAAAAATTCAGAAAAATAGGAGCTGATAAAGATGAAACTAAGCGTCTTCAGGTGGTAAAAAGAAAAATTACCCAACAACTGAAAAAGGAGGAGGTTATCGAAAAAATTACCGAAACCAACGAAAAGATCGAGGAAAAACGTAAAGTAGACCGCGCTGTCTGGATGAAAGAAGGGCAACGTGTGAGAATTACCGGAAGTACAAGTGTGGGAACGATTGAAAAAATATCGAGAAATAAAGTGACGGTAAATTATGGAACGTTTAAGACAATGATCGATGCTGACGAACTGGAGAGAATTTAA
- a CDS encoding pyridoxine 5'-phosphate synthase — translation MTKLSVNINKIATLRNARGGETPSVTEAAIKIQEFGAHGITIHPRPDERHITRKDVYDLKPLVTTEYNIEGNPHREFIDMVLKVKPEQVTLVPDADDAITSNAGWDTKKHLDFLKEIIAEFKNAGIRTSIFLDPNPELVEYAAKTGADRIELYTEAYAKNYTVNKEEAIKPYYETAVKAAEFGLGINAGHDLSLENLKYFADNIPNLLEVSIGHALVSEALYMGMENTVQAYLKRLAKWDK, via the coding sequence ATGACAAAACTAAGTGTAAACATTAATAAAATTGCAACGCTGAGAAACGCAAGAGGTGGTGAAACGCCAAGTGTGACAGAAGCTGCAATAAAAATTCAGGAATTCGGTGCACATGGAATCACCATTCATCCAAGACCTGATGAAAGGCACATTACCAGAAAAGATGTATATGATCTGAAGCCTTTGGTTACCACCGAATATAATATTGAAGGAAATCCTCACAGAGAGTTTATCGACATGGTGTTGAAGGTAAAACCGGAACAGGTAACTTTAGTTCCTGATGCAGATGACGCCATTACTTCAAATGCAGGTTGGGACACAAAAAAACATCTTGATTTTTTAAAGGAAATTATCGCTGAATTTAAAAATGCAGGAATCCGTACTTCTATTTTTCTTGATCCGAATCCTGAATTGGTAGAGTATGCTGCAAAAACCGGAGCTGATAGAATCGAATTGTATACAGAAGCGTATGCAAAAAATTATACGGTAAATAAAGAAGAAGCGATTAAACCTTACTATGAAACGGCTGTAAAAGCTGCTGAATTTGGATTAGGAATTAATGCAGGTCACGATTTAAGTTTAGAAAATTTAAAATATTTTGCAGATAATATTCCGAATCTTTTAGAAGTTTCTATTGGTCATGCTTTGGTTTCTGAAGCTTTGTACATGGGAATGGAAAACACGGTTCAGGCATATTTAAAGAGATTGGCAAAATGGGATAAATAG